CACGTCCGAGTCAAAATTCGAGTACACGCCCTGGCACACGGCCGCGATTCGCTCCAGGCCCATGCCCGTGTCGATGCTTGGCCGGGGCAGCGGAGTCAAGGTTCCTTTCTCGTCCCGATCGTACTGCATGAAGACCAAGTTCCAGACCTCCAGGAACCGGTCGCAGTCACAGGAGCCGATCCCGCAGTTCGGCCCGCAGGACATCTGTTCGCCCTGGTCGATGAGCAGCTCCGAGCACGGTCCGCAGGGACCTGTGTCGCCCATGGACCAAAAATTGTCCTTCTCTCCCAGGCGGTGGATGCGCTCCTCGGGCAGGCCGGCGATCCGTTGCCAAAGACCGTAGGCCTCGTCATCATCCAAGAAGACCGTGGCGTGAAGTCGATCCTTGGGCAGGCCGAGTTCGCCCGTCAGGAAAGTCCATGCCAGCTCCACGGCCCGTTCCTTGAAATAGTCACCGAACGAGAAATTCCCGAGCATCTCGAAGAAGGTGTGGTGTCTGGCCGTGCGGCCGACATTCTCCAAATCGTTGTGCTTGCCGCCCACCCGCAGGCACTTCTGGGCCGTGGTCGCCCGGACATAGGGCCGTCGCTCCTGGCCCAGGAAGACCCGCTTGAACTGAACCATTCCCGCGTTGGTAAATAAGAGCGTCGGATCCTCTCTGGGTACCAAGGAAGAACTGGACACCACCTCGTGGCCGCTGGCCCGGAAAAACTCGAGAAATGCCCTGCGTATCTCGGCTGCCGTCTTCAATGCCCGCACCTCGTCGTTCATGTTCAGAGTTAAGATTGTAAAAGGCTATTCCTCGA
This Deltaproteobacteria bacterium DNA region includes the following protein-coding sequences:
- a CDS encoding alanine--tRNA ligase — encoded protein: MKTAAEIRRAFLEFFRASGHEVVSSSSLVPREDPTLLFTNAGMVQFKRVFLGQERRPYVRATTAQKCLRVGGKHNDLENVGRTARHHTFFEMLGNFSFGDYFKERAVELAWTFLTGELGLPKDRLHATVFLDDDEAYGLWQRIAGLPEERIHRLGEKDNFWSMGDTGPCGPCSELLIDQGEQMSCGPNCGIGSCDCDRFLEVWNLVFMQYDRDEKGTLTPLPRPSIDTGMGLERIAAVCQGVYSNFDSDVFAGLIQAMAEMAGVTYGQDEETDTALRVVADHSRAVAFLIADGVLPSNE